One region of Peromyscus eremicus chromosome 4, PerEre_H2_v1, whole genome shotgun sequence genomic DNA includes:
- the LOC131908638 gene encoding beta-defensin 132-like, producing MMRFTLYPVFWIPGSTTYYFPRSMRLLLLSLPALALLPQVIPAYSGEKKCLNRWGNCRKNCEDGETMRDTCKNHRVCCVPVSRGNKPKASVRVSWTTEETTTMEHDLNSEFTNLLSTVIDPEYVDVRDEGRTALRGGWRALSLESESS from the exons ATGATGAGATTCACACTGTACCCAGTGTTCTGGATACCTGGATCTACCACCTACTACTTCCCAAGAAGCATGAGACTTCTGCTGCTGTCTCTTCCTGCCCTTGCTCTTCTACCCCAAGTGATCCCAG CCTACAGTGGTGAGAAAAAATGCTTGAACAGATGGGGGAACTGCAGGAAAAACTGCGAAGATGGAGAAACGATGCGGGACACATGTAAAAATCACCGAGTCTGCTGCGTTCCAGTCAGCAGGGGCAACAAGCCAAAGGCCTCGGTCAGGGTCAGCTGGACCACGGAGGAAACCACGACAATGGAGCACGATCTAAACTCAGAATTCACGAATTTACTTAGCACAGTGATTGATCCAGAGTACGTAGATGTAAGAGATGAGGGAAGAACAGCCCTGAGAGGTGGCTGGAGAGCTCTGTCTCTGGAGTCTGAGAGCTCATGA
- the LOC131909795 gene encoding defensin beta 118-like, which translates to MFWTLGCVTSFSKIMKYSLLTLMVFFILFQLFPVCRCRKACWVIRGHCRKYCKSGEQLKKPCSNGDYCCTASKMDALPPAPIKPFSLNSKEHSQARPVIVSTDNNELGLS; encoded by the exons ATGTTCTGGACTCTTGGATGTGTCACATCCTTCTCAAAGATCATGAAATACTCGCTCCTGACTCTTATGGTATTTTTTATCCTGTTCCAGCTGTTTCCAG TCTGCAGGTGCCGCAAAGCTTGCTGGGTCATCAGAGGACACTGCAGGAAATACTGCAAGTCTGGGGAGCAGTTGAAAAAGCCGTGTAGCAATGGGGACTACTGCTGTACCGCAAGCAAGATGGACGCTCTGCCGCCGGCACCCATAAAACCGTTCAGCCTGAATTCCAAAGAACATTCCCAAGCCAGGCCAGTAATAGTCTCTACGGACAATAATGAGTTAGGGTTAAGCTGA